One window of Sphingobium sp. HWE2-09 genomic DNA carries:
- a CDS encoding helix-turn-helix transcriptional regulator, translated as MRLDDSGLLASLHEGMFHQPLWHEFLERLRNRTQTRYTSLAFRPIDENRIVELYAGPQMPPHLDRLFAEKFTRDPLPYRTMREGRVYPLDDLIPADDAMLQSYRSDFLQGLGVEDIRAVRVTEPSGVDAWLSCAGDHMTSSTTAILIALVPHLRTALRSFVALERERLRSTLTSEAFGRLNFGWLTLDGHCRILDMTAHVDHLFQRSSVLRRGRYDRLTPTSPRLDRELTMLVKAFGENIEARPRAINLSRDPWIDMLIAPFRGASVAAGDNPVAIVYLSGDRSSQADRCEQLVELFGLLPSEARLAWEMAQAIPITQAAANLGLTVETARNYSKKIYAKMGARGQAELVRIIMSSVLAIT; from the coding sequence ATGCGATTGGATGATTCCGGCCTGTTGGCGAGCCTGCACGAAGGGATGTTCCACCAGCCGCTCTGGCACGAATTTCTGGAACGGTTGAGAAACCGGACGCAGACACGCTATACCAGTCTGGCTTTCCGGCCGATCGACGAAAACCGCATCGTGGAATTATATGCCGGCCCGCAAATGCCGCCGCATCTCGATCGGCTGTTTGCGGAAAAGTTCACGCGCGATCCCTTGCCTTATCGAACGATGCGCGAAGGCCGCGTCTATCCGCTGGATGACCTGATACCGGCGGACGACGCCATGCTGCAATCCTATCGCAGCGACTTTCTGCAAGGCCTGGGTGTTGAGGATATTCGCGCGGTGCGGGTGACTGAGCCGAGCGGCGTCGATGCCTGGCTCAGCTGCGCCGGGGACCATATGACGTCATCGACCACGGCGATATTGATCGCGCTGGTGCCGCATCTGAGGACAGCGCTGCGCAGCTTCGTCGCGTTGGAACGGGAAAGATTGCGGTCGACGTTGACGTCCGAGGCCTTTGGCCGGTTGAATTTCGGTTGGCTGACGCTGGACGGCCATTGTCGTATCCTGGACATGACGGCCCATGTCGATCATCTGTTCCAGCGCAGCAGCGTGTTGCGGCGGGGACGCTATGACCGCCTTACGCCCACCTCGCCCAGGCTGGATCGCGAACTGACGATGCTGGTCAAAGCCTTTGGCGAGAATATCGAGGCACGGCCGCGCGCGATCAACCTGAGCCGGGATCCGTGGATCGACATGCTGATCGCGCCGTTCCGGGGGGCATCGGTCGCGGCGGGGGATAACCCCGTCGCGATCGTGTATCTGAGCGGCGATCGATCGTCCCAAGCCGACCGATGCGAACAATTGGTGGAGCTGTTCGGCCTGCTCCCCAGCGAAGCCCGGCTCGCCTGGGAAATGGCGCAGGCCATTCCAATCACGCAGGCGGCCGCCAATCTGGGCCTGACGGTGGAAACGGCGCGCAATTATTCCAAGAAAATCTACGCCAAAATGGGCGCGCGGGGCCAGGCCGAACTGGTGCGCATCATCATGAGCAGCGTATTGGCGATCACTTAG
- a CDS encoding FMN-binding glutamate synthase family protein has protein sequence MTERSPLVATLTRDHAISRNLLLLAGLIGTLAALVIGWRHPRALWWLLLFAPLLALSLVDLLQPHHSLRRNYPASARFRWLFEWLRPFLRAYIVESDLDGRPYSHDERALVYARAKGEVDAHPFGTELDVYSDEYEWLAHSIAPSRDAPKETRVHVGTDQCSRPYQAARLNISAMSFGALGANAIEALNLGAKMGNFYHDTGEGGLSPYHLKHGGDIVWEIGSGYFGCRDSRGGFDPQHFADRAAHDAVKMTEIKLSQGAKPGHGGLLPGAKVTAEIASTRDVPMGEDCLSPPGHSAFSTPIELVEFAAKMRDLSGGKPVGIKLCVGYPHELFAVVKAMVETGILIDFIVIDGAEGGTGAAPTELSDRVGMPLREGLMLARNALVGTNLKDKVRLVASGKVTSGAGIAMNAALGADWCNAARVFMFSLGCVQSMRCHTDTCPTGVATQSPARQRGLVIPDKAERVARFQRATLSALHDIVVACGLNSPDEFTPDGLRQRISAVEMRSMDELYPFVEPGELLEGARDARLARWWAQADPASFRRRTVSAN, from the coding sequence ATGACCGAACGGTCGCCCCTGGTCGCCACCCTGACCCGCGACCATGCTATTTCCCGCAACCTGCTGCTGCTGGCGGGATTGATCGGCACGCTGGCCGCCCTTGTCATCGGATGGCGACATCCCCGCGCTTTGTGGTGGCTGCTGCTGTTCGCGCCGCTGCTGGCCTTGTCACTGGTGGACCTGCTCCAGCCGCATCATTCGCTGCGCCGCAACTATCCGGCATCCGCACGATTTCGCTGGCTGTTCGAATGGCTGCGCCCTTTTCTGCGCGCCTATATCGTGGAAAGCGACCTGGATGGGCGTCCTTACAGCCATGACGAGCGCGCGCTCGTCTATGCCCGCGCCAAGGGGGAGGTGGATGCTCATCCGTTCGGCACCGAACTGGATGTCTATTCGGACGAATATGAATGGCTGGCCCATTCCATCGCCCCGTCGCGCGATGCGCCCAAGGAAACGCGCGTGCATGTCGGCACAGACCAGTGCAGCCGCCCCTATCAGGCGGCGCGGCTCAATATTTCGGCGATGAGTTTCGGCGCTTTGGGCGCCAATGCGATCGAGGCGCTGAACCTGGGCGCCAAGATGGGCAATTTCTATCATGATACCGGCGAAGGCGGATTGTCGCCCTATCACCTCAAACATGGCGGCGACATCGTCTGGGAAATCGGGTCGGGCTATTTCGGCTGCAGGGACAGCCGGGGCGGTTTCGATCCGCAGCATTTCGCCGATCGGGCAGCCCATGATGCGGTCAAGATGACCGAGATCAAGCTGAGCCAGGGCGCAAAGCCCGGTCATGGCGGCCTGCTCCCCGGCGCTAAGGTCACCGCGGAAATCGCCAGCACCCGCGATGTGCCGATGGGCGAGGATTGCCTGTCGCCGCCGGGGCACAGCGCCTTTTCCACGCCGATCGAACTGGTCGAATTTGCTGCGAAAATGCGTGACCTGTCCGGCGGCAAGCCGGTCGGCATCAAGCTGTGCGTCGGCTATCCCCATGAATTGTTCGCCGTGGTGAAGGCGATGGTCGAAACCGGCATATTGATCGACTTCATCGTGATCGACGGGGCGGAAGGCGGCACGGGCGCGGCGCCGACCGAATTGTCCGACCGGGTTGGCATGCCGCTGCGCGAAGGATTGATGCTGGCCCGCAACGCGCTGGTGGGCACCAACCTTAAGGACAAGGTCCGGCTGGTGGCGTCGGGCAAGGTCACGTCGGGCGCTGGCATCGCAATGAACGCGGCGTTGGGTGCGGACTGGTGCAACGCCGCCCGCGTGTTCATGTTTTCGCTGGGTTGCGTCCAATCGATGCGGTGTCACACCGATACCTGCCCGACCGGGGTCGCGACGCAATCGCCCGCGCGGCAACGGGGGCTGGTGATCCCGGACAAGGCCGAAAGGGTCGCCCGGTTCCAGCGGGCGACGCTGTCTGCGCTGCACGACATCGTCGTGGCGTGCGGCCTCAATTCGCCGGACGAGTTTACGCCCGATGGGCTGCGCCAGCGGATCAGCGCCGTGGAGATGCGATCGATGGACGAACTCTACCCGTTCGTGGAACCGGGCGAGTTGCTGGAGGGCGCGCGCGACGCCCGACTGGCACGATGGTGGGCGCAGGCCGACCCAGCATCGTTCAGGCGGCGGACAGTGTCGGCCAACTGA
- a CDS encoding thiamine pyrophosphate-dependent enzyme: MSTVAEIIVETLAAAGASRCYGVPGDTLNHITDAIRQSDIRWVHVRHEEAGGFAAGADALLTGELALCAGSCGPGSLHFINGLFESHRNRAPVVLIASQIVRDELGFDFPQEVDFKPIYQSCSVFCEEIRTPEQARRKTAMAAQAALARKGVAVLIVPADVSSAKAPDEPAFAVHVAQPVIRPSDAELDRIAAYLGEGKKIAIYGGSGCEKAHDQVVALANALQAPIAHTSRAKDFLEHDNAFNVGMTGIFGGEAGYHALMSCDTLLLLGCDFAWRQYYPEKATIIQVDIDGTHLGRRHPVDMGVVGDIAATIDALMPRIAPRSDRHFLDECLTHRAKTVEDEGKHATVGKGGAIHPQYLTEVISRLAPANAIYTADGGSPMVWCLRHVAATGQNRTVISLSHGTMANAMPQALGAKAAFPDRTVISLSGDGGIAMLLGDLLTAVQEKLPIKVAVFNNGALDFVEIEQKVEGLLEAYTELVNPDFARVAEAMGLWGRRVEKAEQLESAVRDWLATPGPALLDVVTDRYELVMPPKVEAGQVAGMALYSAKAVLHGRGRDVVGIIRNLLS, from the coding sequence ATGAGCACGGTGGCCGAGATAATCGTTGAAACGCTGGCCGCGGCGGGTGCCAGCCGCTGCTACGGCGTGCCGGGCGACACGCTCAATCATATAACTGATGCGATCCGACAGAGCGATATTCGCTGGGTCCATGTGCGCCATGAGGAGGCGGGTGGTTTTGCGGCGGGCGCTGACGCGCTGTTGACCGGAGAACTGGCCTTGTGCGCCGGGTCATGCGGACCGGGCAGCCTGCACTTCATCAACGGTCTGTTCGAATCCCACCGCAACCGTGCGCCTGTGGTGCTGATCGCCAGCCAGATCGTCCGCGACGAACTCGGGTTCGATTTTCCGCAAGAGGTCGATTTCAAGCCGATCTATCAGTCCTGCAGCGTGTTTTGCGAGGAAATCCGGACCCCCGAACAGGCGCGACGCAAGACCGCGATGGCGGCGCAGGCGGCGCTGGCGAGAAAGGGCGTGGCCGTGCTGATCGTGCCAGCCGATGTGTCGAGCGCCAAGGCGCCCGACGAACCGGCCTTTGCGGTGCATGTCGCCCAGCCAGTGATACGTCCGTCCGATGCGGAACTGGACCGTATCGCCGCGTATCTGGGCGAAGGCAAGAAGATCGCCATCTATGGCGGATCGGGTTGTGAAAAGGCGCATGATCAAGTCGTGGCGCTCGCCAATGCGTTGCAGGCGCCGATCGCGCATACGTCGCGCGCCAAGGATTTTCTGGAGCATGACAATGCCTTCAATGTCGGCATGACCGGCATTTTCGGCGGTGAAGCTGGCTATCATGCGCTCATGTCCTGCGACACATTGTTGTTGCTGGGCTGCGATTTCGCCTGGCGGCAATATTATCCTGAAAAGGCGACCATCATTCAGGTCGATATCGACGGCACCCATTTGGGTCGGCGGCATCCGGTGGATATGGGTGTCGTGGGCGATATCGCGGCGACGATCGACGCGCTGATGCCGCGGATCGCGCCCCGCAGCGACCGTCACTTTCTGGATGAATGCCTGACCCATCGCGCCAAAACGGTGGAGGATGAGGGCAAACATGCGACCGTCGGCAAGGGCGGCGCGATTCATCCCCAATATCTGACCGAAGTGATTTCCCGTCTGGCGCCTGCCAACGCCATCTATACCGCCGATGGCGGATCGCCGATGGTCTGGTGCCTGCGCCATGTCGCCGCCACCGGGCAGAACCGCACCGTGATCAGCCTGAGCCATGGCACCATGGCCAATGCCATGCCGCAGGCGCTGGGGGCGAAGGCGGCTTTCCCCGATCGGACGGTGATATCGCTGTCGGGCGATGGCGGCATCGCCATGCTGCTGGGCGACCTGTTGACGGCGGTGCAGGAAAAGCTGCCGATCAAGGTGGCAGTGTTCAACAATGGCGCGCTCGACTTCGTGGAAATCGAACAGAAGGTCGAAGGGCTGCTGGAAGCCTATACCGAACTGGTCAATCCCGACTTCGCCCGCGTTGCCGAGGCGATGGGTTTATGGGGCCGCCGTGTCGAGAAGGCCGAGCAATTGGAAAGTGCGGTGCGCGACTGGCTGGCGACACCCGGCCCGGCTTTGCTGGACGTGGTGACGGATCGATATGAACTGGTCATGCCGCCCAAGGTCGAGGCAGGCCAGGTTGCCGGCATGGCGCTTTATTCGGCCAAGGCCGTGCTGCACGGGCGCGGGCGCGATGTGGTGGGGATCATCCGGAACTTGCTGTCATGA
- the katE gene encoding catalase, which produces MSKSAKTDPNSSKTAGETPKKAPPPAPAEAVSNSYAEQQAAGGETHQVAGGDVAVMTTSQGIPVADDQNSLKQGARGPTLIEDAHFREKIFHFDHERIPERVVHARGYGAHGYFELTESLSDVTRADVLQRVGDRVPAFVRFSTVAGSKGSADLARDVRGFAVKLYTQEGNWDIVGNNIPVFFIQDAIKFPDLIHAAKPEPDRDFPQAQTAHDNFWDFISLTPEAMHMVMWTMSDRAIPRSLRTMEGFGVHTFRLVNAEGKSTFVKFHWKPKQGLQSVAWNEAVKINGADPDFHRRDLWDAINAGDFPEWELGVQLFDDDFADGFDFDVLDATKLIPEELVPIRIVGRLVLDRVVDNFFAETEQVAFMTHNVPPGVDFSNDPLLQGRNFSYLDTQLKRLGGPNFTHIPINAPKCPMAHFQQDGHMAMRNPVGRANYEPNSWGAAQGGPREDPVRGFTSVPTVEDGPKQRVRSESFADHYSQARQFFNSQTPIEQKHIGDALVFELSKVERLDIRSRTVSHLLNIDATLAETVADGLGLDMPTPAQAARPTIMDLPPSDALSILKNGPDNFKGRKLGILLTDGADAAIFNALVKAVEKEEAVYEVIAPKIGGVTLSDGTAVAAKQKIDGGPSVLYDAVAVVTSLEGAALLAIDAAAKDFVTDAFAHCKFIALTSEAQALFEKAGIADDLDEACMPLASAKDAAAFLTACHALRHWPRELSVDLDAQPTA; this is translated from the coding sequence ATGTCAAAATCCGCGAAAACCGATCCGAATAGCAGCAAGACAGCAGGCGAAACGCCCAAGAAGGCGCCGCCGCCCGCTCCGGCAGAGGCCGTATCGAACAGCTATGCGGAACAGCAGGCAGCAGGCGGCGAAACGCATCAGGTCGCAGGCGGCGACGTGGCGGTGATGACCACCAGCCAGGGCATTCCTGTCGCCGACGACCAGAATTCGCTCAAGCAAGGCGCACGCGGTCCGACATTGATCGAAGACGCACATTTCCGCGAGAAAATCTTCCATTTCGACCATGAACGCATCCCCGAGCGTGTCGTCCATGCGCGCGGCTATGGCGCGCATGGCTATTTCGAACTGACGGAATCGCTCAGCGACGTGACCCGCGCAGACGTGCTGCAACGCGTCGGCGATCGCGTGCCCGCTTTCGTGCGCTTTTCCACCGTCGCAGGGTCGAAGGGTTCGGCCGATCTCGCCCGCGACGTGCGTGGCTTCGCCGTCAAACTCTATACGCAGGAAGGCAATTGGGACATTGTCGGCAATAATATCCCGGTCTTCTTCATCCAGGATGCAATCAAATTCCCCGACCTGATCCATGCCGCCAAGCCGGAACCGGACCGCGACTTCCCCCAGGCGCAAACCGCGCATGACAATTTCTGGGACTTCATCAGTCTGACGCCCGAAGCCATGCATATGGTGATGTGGACCATGTCGGATCGCGCCATCCCGCGTTCGCTCCGCACGATGGAGGGCTTTGGCGTCCACACCTTCCGCCTGGTCAATGCCGAAGGCAAATCGACCTTCGTCAAATTCCACTGGAAGCCCAAACAGGGTCTTCAGTCGGTGGCCTGGAACGAAGCGGTTAAGATCAACGGCGCCGATCCCGACTTTCATCGTCGCGACCTGTGGGACGCGATCAATGCGGGCGATTTCCCCGAATGGGAATTGGGCGTCCAGCTGTTCGACGATGATTTCGCAGACGGTTTCGATTTCGACGTGCTCGACGCGACCAAGTTGATCCCGGAAGAACTGGTCCCCATCCGCATCGTCGGCCGCTTGGTCCTCGACCGGGTGGTGGACAATTTCTTTGCGGAAACCGAGCAGGTCGCGTTCATGACCCACAATGTCCCGCCGGGCGTCGATTTCAGCAATGATCCGCTGCTCCAGGGGCGCAACTTCTCCTATCTCGATACGCAGCTCAAGCGTCTGGGCGGCCCCAATTTCACCCATATCCCCATCAATGCGCCGAAATGCCCGATGGCGCATTTCCAGCAGGACGGCCATATGGCGATGCGCAATCCGGTCGGCCGCGCCAATTACGAACCCAATAGCTGGGGCGCGGCGCAGGGCGGCCCGCGCGAAGATCCGGTGCGCGGCTTCACCAGCGTGCCGACGGTCGAAGATGGCCCGAAGCAGCGCGTGCGATCGGAAAGTTTCGCCGATCATTACAGCCAGGCGCGACAGTTCTTCAACAGCCAGACGCCGATCGAGCAAAAGCATATCGGCGATGCGCTGGTGTTCGAACTAAGCAAGGTGGAAAGGCTCGACATCCGTTCGCGCACCGTGTCCCACCTACTGAACATCGACGCGACCCTGGCGGAAACCGTCGCCGACGGCCTGGGCCTGGACATGCCGACCCCGGCGCAAGCGGCGCGGCCCACCATCATGGACCTCCCGCCATCAGACGCGCTCAGCATTCTCAAGAACGGCCCGGATAATTTCAAGGGTCGGAAACTTGGCATATTGCTGACGGACGGCGCCGACGCCGCCATATTCAACGCCTTGGTCAAGGCGGTCGAAAAGGAAGAGGCCGTCTATGAAGTGATCGCGCCGAAAATCGGTGGCGTCACCCTGTCGGACGGCACGGCTGTCGCGGCCAAGCAGAAGATCGATGGCGGGCCATCGGTGCTGTATGACGCCGTCGCTGTGGTCACCTCGCTGGAAGGCGCGGCATTGCTGGCGATCGATGCAGCGGCGAAGGATTTCGTCACCGATGCCTTTGCCCATTGCAAGTTCATCGCCCTGACGTCGGAAGCGCAGGCCTTGTTCGAAAAGGCGGGCATTGCCGACGATCTTGACGAAGCCTGCATGCCGCTCGCCAGCGCCAAGGACGCGGCCGCCTTCCTGACGGCCTGTCACGCGCTGCGCCACTGGCCTCGGGAGCTGAGCGTCGATCTCGACGCGCAGCCGACAGCCTGA
- a CDS encoding glycosyltransferase family 4 protein yields MRIGIIAHLKHPIGEPFAGGLEMHTHLLARLLRERGHSVTLFASARSDANVGVEAICAETAINMVGTTEATDIPFFQEHHAYLSLMTDLRHRSFDIIHNNSLHYLPVAMADSLPMPMVTTLHTPPFCWLESGLRLCAARNNVVVGVSRSVAALWDHVTPTEVVILNGIDLANFAFREQPDPDAYLVWYGRIVPEKGLHLAMAAARRIGLPLKIAGPILDEDYYRSAIAPGLGAHAEHVGHLRHGELAQLVAGARAFLCTPLWDEPYGLVVAEALACGVPVAAFARGAIPEILDASCGVLATPDDVASLAEAGLAALSLDRRDCRKRAERMCDAERMVDSYEALYRQQIAIAKQAERVTAVPPALAAQLDMTALPERLALNG; encoded by the coding sequence ATGCGTATCGGCATCATCGCCCATCTGAAACATCCGATCGGCGAACCCTTCGCCGGTGGGCTGGAAATGCACACCCATTTGCTGGCGCGCCTCCTGCGCGAACGCGGCCATAGCGTTACGCTGTTCGCGTCTGCCAGGTCGGATGCGAACGTCGGGGTGGAGGCGATCTGCGCGGAAACCGCGATCAATATGGTCGGCACGACCGAAGCGACGGATATTCCCTTTTTTCAGGAACATCATGCCTATCTCAGCCTGATGACCGATCTGCGCCACCGCAGCTTCGATATCATTCACAATAATTCGCTGCACTATCTGCCCGTCGCGATGGCCGACAGCCTGCCCATGCCGATGGTGACGACACTTCATACGCCGCCCTTCTGCTGGCTGGAAAGCGGCCTGCGCCTGTGCGCGGCGCGCAATAATGTCGTAGTGGGCGTGTCCCGATCCGTCGCGGCCTTGTGGGACCATGTGACCCCGACCGAAGTCGTCATATTGAACGGCATCGATCTCGCCAACTTCGCCTTCCGCGAACAGCCGGACCCGGACGCCTATCTGGTCTGGTACGGCCGGATCGTGCCGGAAAAGGGGCTGCATCTGGCGATGGCGGCGGCCAGGCGCATCGGCCTGCCACTGAAGATCGCCGGACCGATCCTGGACGAGGATTATTATCGCAGCGCGATCGCTCCCGGCCTAGGCGCCCATGCCGAACATGTCGGCCATCTGCGTCATGGCGAATTGGCGCAACTGGTCGCTGGCGCGCGAGCCTTCCTATGCACGCCGCTTTGGGACGAACCCTATGGTTTGGTCGTCGCCGAAGCGCTGGCCTGCGGCGTACCCGTCGCCGCCTTCGCGCGTGGGGCGATCCCGGAAATCCTCGACGCCAGCTGCGGCGTGCTGGCAACGCCGGACGATGTCGCCTCCCTGGCGGAGGCTGGTCTGGCAGCCCTGTCGCTCGATCGACGCGACTGCCGCAAACGCGCGGAACGCATGTGCGACGCGGAGCGGATGGTCGACAGCTATGAAGCGCTCTATCGGCAGCAGATCGCGATAGCGAAGCAGGCCGAGCGCGTAACCGCGGTTCCTCCGGCGCTCGCCGCCCAATTGGACATGACGGCCTTGCCCGAGCGGCTGGCGCTCAATGGTTGA
- a CDS encoding glycosyltransferase → MVEGPIPLCVCVPARNEADRLPILIDALAAQAWPGPVMLSIAINNTTDDSLQVIATHAARHAGRLDIAVMQADFAPEQAHAGSARKLAMDAGLARLPIDDRAILVSTDADARPPVDWLRNIAAAIDRGADLVGGRIEIDPGEPLPPSIHRLRRAWDAYWQAVRAIEDDIDPLPWDPAPRHGDHTGASLAIKASIYRACGGLPPLPTSEDRALVNAALKIGARLVHPADVWTFVSPRRDGRAGGGMADAMHDLFATADAGAIPTAPAFDHWRGRAAWRKRLRARPDGHALIARREPLLPPMPHDMVLELPA, encoded by the coding sequence ATGGTTGAAGGTCCGATCCCCCTGTGCGTCTGTGTGCCCGCGCGCAATGAGGCGGACCGGCTGCCGATCCTGATCGACGCCCTGGCCGCGCAGGCATGGCCCGGCCCCGTCATGCTCTCCATCGCCATCAACAATACGACCGACGACAGCCTGCAGGTAATCGCGACGCACGCCGCGCGCCATGCCGGACGGCTGGACATCGCCGTGATGCAAGCCGACTTCGCGCCCGAACAGGCCCATGCCGGATCGGCGCGAAAACTGGCGATGGACGCAGGCCTGGCACGGTTACCCATTGATGATCGCGCGATCCTCGTCAGCACCGACGCCGACGCGCGCCCGCCTGTGGACTGGTTGCGCAATATCGCCGCCGCTATCGATCGGGGGGCGGACCTAGTGGGCGGCCGGATAGAGATCGACCCCGGCGAGCCGCTGCCCCCGTCCATCCATCGCCTGCGGCGCGCCTGGGATGCGTATTGGCAGGCCGTGCGCGCGATCGAAGATGATATCGATCCGCTGCCTTGGGATCCCGCGCCGCGCCACGGCGATCATACCGGCGCATCGCTGGCGATCAAAGCGAGCATTTACAGAGCGTGCGGCGGCTTGCCCCCTTTGCCGACCAGCGAAGATCGCGCGCTCGTAAACGCCGCGCTGAAGATAGGCGCGCGGCTCGTCCACCCGGCCGATGTCTGGACATTCGTATCCCCGCGGCGCGATGGGCGGGCAGGGGGCGGCATGGCCGACGCCATGCATGATCTGTTCGCGACCGCCGACGCCGGGGCGATCCCCACCGCGCCCGCCTTCGACCATTGGCGCGGCCGCGCGGCTTGGCGCAAGCGTCTGCGCGCCCGGCCCGACGGCCACGCCCTGATCGCACGCCGCGAACCGCTGCTGCCGCCGATGCCGCACGACATGGTGCTGGAACTTCCCGCATGA
- a CDS encoding glycosyltransferase, with protein MTRRPIGYYVHHHGAGHLARARALAAASDWPIVLLGTGIGDAGIDLPDDRALSGRFDGMDGASARPNALHYAPLDHDGVRSRVARISAWIASARPALMVIDVSVEVAMLARLASVPTIYVRLNGDRSDPPHLDAFASASAILAPFHERFERPETPEWIRAKTHYLPAIAAASPPAMAEERLILVVAGRGGPPVNGAHIAKAARACPQWQWRVIGPVEPVAPCPPNLIFAGWVDDPTSEIARATIIVGAAGDGLVNAVLATDRPFICLPEDRPFREQHATAQALDRLEAAIVIDAWHTPSSWPALIDRALALPLHVRQQLHDPAGTRKAAAWLAQCAARATDVMEQAA; from the coding sequence ATGACGCGGCGACCGATCGGCTATTATGTCCATCATCATGGCGCCGGGCATCTCGCACGCGCCAGGGCACTGGCCGCGGCCAGCGACTGGCCGATCGTGCTTTTGGGCACTGGTATCGGCGATGCTGGCATAGACCTGCCCGACGACCGCGCGCTGTCCGGGCGATTTGACGGCATGGATGGCGCCAGCGCGCGGCCCAATGCCTTGCATTACGCCCCCCTGGACCATGACGGTGTCCGGTCCCGCGTAGCCCGCATCAGCGCATGGATTGCAAGCGCCCGTCCGGCCCTGATGGTGATCGACGTGTCCGTGGAGGTCGCAATGCTCGCCCGCCTGGCGTCCGTACCCACCATCTATGTGCGACTGAACGGCGACCGCAGTGACCCGCCGCATCTGGACGCCTTCGCCAGCGCCAGCGCCATCCTCGCTCCCTTCCACGAACGGTTCGAACGACCCGAAACGCCGGAATGGATCAGGGCGAAGACGCATTATCTGCCCGCGATCGCAGCTGCATCGCCTCCCGCAATGGCGGAAGAACGATTAATATTGGTGGTAGCAGGCCGTGGCGGCCCGCCGGTAAACGGCGCACACATCGCCAAAGCAGCCCGCGCCTGCCCGCAATGGCAATGGCGCGTCATCGGCCCGGTCGAACCAGTCGCCCCATGCCCGCCCAACCTGATCTTTGCCGGATGGGTGGACGATCCAACAAGCGAGATCGCCCGCGCCACCATCATCGTCGGCGCGGCGGGTGATGGTCTGGTCAACGCCGTGCTGGCGACGGACCGCCCCTTCATCTGCCTGCCCGAAGATCGCCCATTCCGGGAACAACATGCGACGGCGCAAGCGCTCGACAGGCTGGAGGCCGCCATCGTCATCGATGCCTGGCACACCCCGTCATCCTGGCCCGCCTTGATCGATCGCGCTTTGGCCCTGCCATTGCACGTCCGCCAGCAACTGCATGACCCGGCCGGTACGCGCAAGGCGGCGGCATGGCTTGCGCAATGCGCAGCGCGCGCAACAGATGTGATGGAGCAAGCGGCATGA